A stretch of DNA from Cannabis sativa cultivar Pink pepper isolate KNU-18-1 chromosome X, ASM2916894v1, whole genome shotgun sequence:
GAAAGCAAAATAATAGTTAAGAAAGTgttaagttaataaatgttttagaatatttaaaggCACATATTGTTTTCCATTGTAAACTGACATTTATTTCATCTATTTTGGGTATGAAATGATAAATGGAAAGGATGCAAACATAATTTAAATGACTGTTCAATCATTACAGCATAAAGCAAATCCAGGCATTAGGGACTCGCACGCATTTTGGTTTTCCATATTCGTCCTAAGGGAAATGGATTGGCCCTCGAATTATGATTTACGTGATTTAATAACTCCAATCTCTCTACAGCCCACACTGTTCCTATACCGAAACCTAAGATCTTTCGACCATAAATCAAAACATATAGGAACCTACAGAAACTTTTGATTTCACTTATCATGCTACTCAACGCTTACAAGGATCTTTAACTTCACTAAACTTCTGTGCTCAGTTAAGGTTGCACCATACTTCACTTAAAAGTGGATGTTTACAATTAACACAAATCTGAAAATATAAGCTTCCTTGGAAATCAGTGCTTTCCCAAGACCCGAGCGGCCAAACAAACCACGAACCTCCACATTTTTTATAATGGTATGTGTATATGGACTCTACTACAAAATTCCATCGGTTTAGTTCTCTAATCGTTTACTGTGGCTTTCAAAGACAAAAAACGAGTGGGAAAACTAGAGAACAGAGATTTCTCTTTTCTTGTTGCTTTTACAATATTTTCCATCTAGCTAGTCTACTTGAACTTTTCTTAAACTACTGTAAACCCTTTTCCCCAAGTTTAATTAATAGACCTTGTGATAAAACCAGGTGATTTCTTTCACCTTGGGCAACAAAAAATCGGGCTACAGCACTGATCCTTCATATTTCTCCAGCGTGTTAAAACAGCTTTTTCAGGCAAGTCATCCTATTTTCTTTCAAGGGGGAAAAATTTTGTAGTATAAAGACTGATGGATTAGGGAAGGTGTGACAgtacaaatacaacatatacattcttAACTCTAACTGCAGAAAAGCACAGAAATATAATACAAAAAGGTGTAACGATTTCACTGAAAATACCTTTGTTAAATAAAGGTTGAATATTTCATtctataaacaaataaaaaaaatgggaGCATCTAATGACATAACTTCAATGCAGGTTTCCAacataggaaaaaaaaacaaccaAACAACAGTATGCACCTTggcaatgaatataaaatatacaataaagATATGAGAAAAATGTTGTCAGAATAGAAAACAAACCTATTCCTTCCCGGATAGATAAATTTGGACGTATAATTTCATCAGAATTCACTAGAAAAATATCGCCAATATAGAGATGATTTGTTGGGACATAAACACTGCATAACTCCTCATCTCCATCATCTTTCTGAAATCAAACCCAAATTATCAGATTTGAGAAAAACATAATCCTATGTACTAACATAAGGAAAAAATCAGTGCAGATATTCGCTATGGCTAATGTCCTAGTCCATTTGTATACTAaaaggagaaaaagaaaaaacagatGGATACAGTATCAGATGTTGGAATCATTAGTTTAACTTATAAAATACAAGTTACAACCATTCTTTTTTACCAGCTCTGTAACAAAATATAGTACAAATTTTGTACAAGTATAATCAGCAATCCTATTCTAGTCCTGAGTATTTCTACCATTTTTCCCCTTAACCAATATCTTATCATTTTACCAGAAAAAATAGACATAATAAAATAGCCATTGACAGAATTAACTTATAGATTTgtttgaaaaacaaaatttcTGCTCTCTTCTCATCATTATGCATATCAACGATTTTTAACTCCTTATCAAGGGGCAATTGGATACAATGATTAGGCAGGTAACAAATAAAGAGACGTGCCGAAGTACCTGGAGGATCACTGTTGACGTGATAAAGCCAATTGCATATTCCCCAAGCCTGGGATGACGAATAATTGCAACCTCTTTAAATGCCGTGGTATTTTGATCTGTTTTTCAGAGGAAAAAAAGGGTTATACCTTGCAATATGAATAGCACATAGATAAgtggaaaatgaataatggacgATTCAACGTAACTTTAAGTATTCAGCAAGGTAAAACTCAACATTAATAGGATTAAGAAGTCACATGGAACAGTGCGTCAGATATTGACTTGGGGAGACAGTAGCTCCGccgagtatatatatacatatattagaaagaaaaaaagacaaATTCTTGTGCAATTCACAAGTAATCTGCCAACCAAAATACTTAGCAAATGATGACAAGACATATGAACTCTATAGGGATGTTTCAACAACTATATTAGGAGAAATAATATAAGATCAAAATGATTCTGGGGGTtcagaggaaaaaaaaatagtaccaGGGGAAATTGCAGCACTAATTTGTTTGGATGCTGAGTAAATATGCTTCATAAAGGGCATTCTTTTAATAAACCATTCTCCTACCCAAAAAACTGTGGCACCCATCCATGATGATGCAAATATACCAATCAGGAAAATGAAAAATAGAGACGTAAGAAATCCAAGGCCTGCAAAAGAAGAAACAATTGGATGATGTCATACACAAGAATATATTTGTCAACAGATCAAGCGAATAGCTATATAAAGAAATAGAACTATTTTTTTCAGCAAATCCATATGAGTTCGCCAGAAGCTGGAAGACACAACTAGATCAGAACCATAGTCATTAACAAGAGCAACCTTAGTGTAACAGCGTAGATGATGATGGTGAGGACAatgatatatacatattatcTCCAGTTAGAGGGATGTTTTCACATCTATGTTGCGAGAAATAAATTAGTTTGAAATGAGTCTACAATTCAATAAAAGTAAGAGTAGTACCAAGGTAACTTTAAGTTATTACTTGTTTGTTGAAACTACTCAGTATTCTTGGCTTCTTGCCAAGCAAATTACTTGTAGTATCAGATATAAAATTAGTTCAAGATTTCAAAACACTGATGTCAACTTTAAGTTCTCTACTGGTAATTTAGAAAACTATTAACGTTATGTACATAGGAGTCTCACCAAATATTTCAACCCCAAGCCTGGCATAAATTGGACTGAAGAAGCCATCCACAAACTGAATAAACCACCAAGTGATGAAGAAAGTAACAGCAACAGGAAAAAGAACCACACTGCAATTTCACACACCAACTCTAATTTCGTTAAGATAATAAATCCAAAATATGGTAGTACAAGAAACAATCAACACAGGTCCAAACTATATTACCATCCAGTCATGAACTTCTCTGAGACCCAACTCTGAAGAACAGCATAACAAGCCTACCACAAAGCAAGAGTAAATTTTCAATTGGCATGCTTAGGCACATATCaattaaaaatagttttaattGGCATTGGCATTGCCAAAAATTGTATCATACAAGCAATCTTACAAGGTTGTTAAGTTAGTTGTAATGCAGAATAGAGATTAATTCAGTTCTGATAAGCACCCTCGAACAACTAATTTGCCCTAAAATTTACCATAtcataatcaataaataatttggTTAAATCTTAAACTGATACAAAATATCTTCAGCATATCATCAAATTAAGCAGGTTTAAATTAAAATGAAGTCCAATTTAGAAACACAATTCACACAATACTGTTCTTACACATAGACATTGCCTAGATTTTGATCACACTCAGTTTCTAAGATTTAGACCCAAATTGTATAAAGCATAGCATACAACACATCTTACGAAGAACTACTGAGAAATCATATTGAAAGAATTGCATTTTCAAATTTCAACAATGAAGTGTATATATTGCgattaagagagagagagatccgTGAATAATGTGAAATCGAAAGAAAAGAACAAAATGATGACAAACCTTACGAGTTGAGGAGCTAGGTGAGGTTGGGGGAGCCTTGGACTCATCTTCGGAGTCAGTTTGACTGAGCGGAATAGAAGTTGACTCCTTAGATTCAGCCATTTTTGCTTCCCAAGTCTTCTGGTAGAGAGAGagactcttcttcttcttctctaccGAAATGGCTTTCTTCTGATTTTGGGTtgaatttcttttttaatttatttaataataataataataaaattacagaGTAAGATTGAAGCAAAGGAATACAAGTACCAAGTTTAATAACTTCCTCTAAAATTaagggtattttagtaatttcaactgtagatatattattattggagtttattttttttcatgaaaattattattagaTTTATTAGAGTTGAAACTTAGCTATCACGCCTGATCGGAATCCCATCTTTAGAATTTGTTATCATAATTTCTTGGTTGGTCCAacaatatgtaatttaaatttaatatatatttataggtttatcaaaaatatatgaatgaaagtaaaatttatcaaaaatatacatgttattggatgaatttttcattttaaataaagtaTACAGTTACGTATTTAATCGACACTCAACACGTGTATCTAGTTTCTAATAGAAAAGAATGATATGTCAAGGATATAAACTCTTGCAGAGTATTCTTACATAATAGAAACATACTAAAATGTGTGAGTATGACAGAGCCTAGTTGCACACTATACCACACATAGTAAAAGCACTATATAGAAAAAAGTTAGCACAGTAGTGAAGTGACATATATCAATTACATGTGATGATCTAGTGTTTCTCATCCGCGCCTTATATAAAGATTGTGTCTTTATAGCAGTTGGTTTGAATGACTAATGTACGTGATAACTCATTATGAACATGCAAGTTTTATATTGTCAATACATGAATAATTGATGGGCGATCAATACAACCACAAGCATTCCATCTTATAATATCTTCATGGGTTTACACACCTAAAACCCCAAAAGGGTCATACGTTCTCGAAAGGTATGAAGACCCAATATGCAAATAACTCGAGTGAATTTGCAAGTTCAAAAGGTTACAACAATATGAACAGTTGATATGCGATTATATAATCGCACCCATATtcgaatattaaataattatagtcAAATGTCAATTAAGTGTAACTAATAATGTAATGGTCCTGTCTGATCAGTTATGTAATTAAATGATCACTTACTTTTCATATAAATAAGTGATTTTATATGAATAAGACGAATCACAATTTATCTTCTATAGTCGACTAGCGGACCAAGCTTGGGTTGAACCAATATAATCTCTTTGTATCTTTTATATTCTTATTGTTTATATTTTAACTCACTATTTTATATCGGGTATTCGTTACTGTTGATGAGTACTCGCAGTTCTCCTTGTGAGTGTTCTTGCGTAGTTTGAATACTCACAGTTTTTGGTATTGTCTATTTTGCTTTGACAACATTTGGCACTAAAAGAAGATTATTTCCAataacattttttgtaattttagaaACTGAATTGCTCCATGCCATTCCAGTAAAGAACGTAGAAAGACCAACAATAGACCACGACAATAAGACTATCTAGATGACCCCAATTCTCACATTCCTTAAAATTGGTGAACTACCAAACAATAAAGCAGAAGCAAAGAGATTGTGATACAAAGCAACCCAATATGTCATTTATGAAGACAAGTTCTATTGTAGAAGTTTTAACCAACCACTTCTATAATGTGTCAATGGCAATGAGTGCGACTACATCCTTCGAGAGGtgcatggaggtatatgtggcAACCATACTGGTGGACATTCACCAAGGTTGGTCCTGGGAATATATGGGCCTAAGGCTATTTAAATTTTAAGGCCCTCACTTTTagaaatatacataaaaaaaattattgaaaaatatcacGAAATTCGAACTCATACCATTGTGTAGTGTGTTATACACCCCAACTAACCAAATTATGAATATTTGTTATTTACAATAcacttaattttacttaaaataaaagtttaatgagaccttttgttttttattttgggcccccAGAAAATGTGGGCCCTAAGCACAGGCTTAGCCCACCTATGTCTAGGTTTGACCCTTACATTCACTCGCGCTGAAACTTATGTGACAAGGTTATTACTAGCCCACGATTCGTGCCGACACAATTAATTTTGCAAAATGATGCAACAAGTGTCAACGCATAACGACCTATGTGCATAGTCCCCACAGTATTTTAAACTCGATTACCACTCCATGACTATTTGTAGTTTGGAGGATTGACTTAATTGGTGAGTTACCGAAGGGTGAGGGAGGATTGAAGTATATCATCATTGCAGTCGATTACTTCACAAAATGGGTCGAAGTTGAACCCCTCGCCACAATCATCGTTGTCAAACTCCATGAATTTTTATATCGAGCCATTATTTGTAGGTTTGGAATTCCTTATAAATTGATTTCTGATAATGGTAAACAATTTGACTATAAGGAAATGCGCTCTTTATGAGATGGTCTATGAATTCAAAAGGCTTTCTCTACTATCGCATATCCTTAAACAAATGACCAAACTGAAGCGGTTAACAAAATTATTAAGCCCACAATCAAAGAAAAACTCAAAGAGTGCAAAGGAATATGGCTAGATGATTTATCACAGGTTTTATGGGCCAATAGTACCACTCCCTGATCTACCACATGAGAATCCCCTTTCTACTATCTTATGGGTGTGAGACCATAATCCTAGTCGAAGTCGATGCTAGATATATTCGTCATGATTTTTTCAACATAGAAGATAATCAACATGGGAAACGGTTATGCCTCGACCTGATTGAAGAGAAACACGATCGAGCACAACTCAAAAATGTTGCATATTAGCAACGTACTGCTCGATATTAAAACTCCAAAGTCGGGGAGAGAAGACTGCGAGTAGGTGACCTAGTTATCCACAAAGTGATGCCTAATACCCGCAGTCCCACTCATGATTTTTTTGGCGACAATTAAGAAGGTCCTTACCAAATTTTTGAGGTAATAAGCACATCTACATATCTCTTATTCGACCTTAGTGACTCGGTCTACGGCAGGGCTTGGAATGTCGAgcatttaaaattttactttgagTAGTACTCGTATGCTCTTAAACTTAGtcaatttcaatttttaattccAAAGCACATTGTATCTAGCATACCAATTGTAATAAATCGTTGTTGCAATCGTACTGAAAAAGATCCTTGGTTTACCTCTTGTAACTTTGCTATATTCTGAATGTTGATACCAACCCAACTACAAACTTTCTGCAATACTTTGCTGCTGTAATAGATTTGGTGAGATGATATTAAAAATTCCCTAAATGTTGATATTATTAGATTtaaagattttcgtccaattttgtttaattttcttaataaacGCTTAAAATTGATAGAAGTTTGGAGAACACAGTTTGGTATGTAAAAGTTTGATGGACATAAATCTTTGTTAAGAGTGCTACTGTTTATCGCACatttctttcttaattttctcacatattttaaaattgttgCATATCTTCTTACttggttattttataaattttttgatTTCGATTAGAACACCAAGTGATTCTAATAATGCTTCAATCGGTTAATGAAGTTTGTTGTTTTAAGAATTTGTCAAACCTTCAAAGTTTGAAATGCATTAATTTCAAACAAAATTGCATCAAAACACAATATAAATACACACAATTTTATACTTAGAAaatatttcagccaagtaaGATTTGTTCCCATACAAAACTAGATAATTGTCTCAAAATGCAATTATAATATAAACTAGTCTTAAAAGAAGTAAAAATAATCTAATTATTACAACTTATGAGTACTACCATACCGCTAAAAGCTGGATAAGGCTGCGACTAGACAAAATGAAGCTTTCACCCAAGAAGTGTCTGCAAGTTCAAGAAGTTGCAATATTGTTGTTAGCAATGTTCTCACCAACGTTCTCCTCGACAACCTTAGCAGCAGCAGAATCCACGCCTTCATTAAATGGGTCTTGACCACTCCTTAAGTCACTGTAGGAGACATGTTGCAATAAGCATCGACAATGTCCACAACTTTCAAACCAATAAGCAAGAAGTCAAAAGTAAGAAACTTTGACAACTTTTTCATATGATTGATTCTTCTCCTCCTCCATTTGAGCCTCGAGGATTTGATTCTGCTTGGTTAAAGTTTCGATAATCTTGTTACTTCTCTCCTTCTCAGTCTCTGCAGCCTTCACTGCATCTGTCATTGCCTTTTCCTTGTCAACCAATGACAACTTCCATTGCTTCACTTGTTCCTACAACACAACGATTTGCTTCTTGAACAACTCATTATTTTTCAGCATTTACTGCATGTCTATGAATGAGCGAGCATACTTAGTCAACCCATTGATCATGTGCTAAGAGCAACGACTCCATGTACTCAAATTCTTAATATTCAAGTAGTCAAATCTATTACAAACATTGTGAATTATAGCTTTAAAAGTAATTTGAACAATTGGCAATTTTTAATTCCAAAGCACATTGTATCTAGTATACCAATTGTATAAATCGTGGCTGCAATGGTACTAAAAAAGATCCTTGGTTTACCTCTTGTAACTTTGCTATATTCTGAATGTTGATACCCACCCAACTACAAACTTTCTCCAACACTTTGCTGCTGTAATAGCAGCCAAAACACAGACGAGGATGGTCCTCCAAATCATTCCCACACATCAAACAATTTGGTGAGATGATATTAAAAATTCTCTTAAATTATTGATattattagatttaaggattttcgtccaattttgtttaatttttttaataaacgcTTAAAATTGACAGAAGTTTGGAGAACACAGTTTGGTATGTAAAAGTTTGATggacataatttaatacatggaCAATCACtactttaataattaaattggacagaattagacaaaaattcttaaattgaACAAAAAGAATAGTTAGAaagaatttttaataaattgaaaaatttgtgGTTACCACTTGATAATGAATAAAATTGAAGTTTTGTTGAATATAGTCTAAGAATGGAGAAAAATATGAAACCAAACACAACATAGGAAATGTAAATCTAATTATGTGCAATAAATCTTGAATTATTTTACAACACTACCAAACATACAATGTTTTATGAAAGTAAAAActttttccttttctctttctttttataatatatatgaaaaccTTAGAAGAAATAGGAAAATTTACAtgatatactaacttttgtcatttttttacaaaaatattgtcaggtagtattttttacttttttactgtgtttttttataagtttcatactgcagtataatgtcttaagttttcactggtgttctactggtgttctactattcttttgagttgttttgctttgtgttttactggtgttttataaaaacacagtatttttgaaaagatttccgtgtgacagtatttttgtaaaaattaacccaaattccaatatttttgtaagtttccaaAGAAATATAATAAAGCTTAGTTTGGGCCTGGCTAGCCTTTTACGATTAAGACCCAATCGAAGCCCATAACTGGATAGTCAAACTATTTCTAAGGACTTTAGTAGGGAGAAAGGATTGAGTGAGATAGATGACACAAAGggaaaaattatttgaattttagaCTGAATTCATGTGTCTAATTTAAATTTACAGCGCGTGGTAAtattttaatcataaaaatgaaagtaagacttgtattttaaaaaaaatgaaaatatcttctttaactacttttattttttaattttaaaagtagaaagtaaaagtgtgttttgtaacttttatttttatttttattttttgattttatttaagttaggTTTGAGTTTGGGGCTGGGGCTGGGGCCGTGGTCCGAGTCTGAAACTGGGACTGGGGCCGGAATCCGAGTCCCAATATTCAAGTTGGGGTTGgagttcaaaatattaattaagaaaaaaaaattgttaaagcgatttttttgtttttaaaatttgattctcaattaaaaaaattgaaaaagtggaaacaattttatagaatatatttttgaaaaaattttcacttttctaattaaaaaaacataaaattaattaaaaaagtattactaAATACAACCTATAAACTTAAACATATGTTACTTTTAGTTAAAATTTATTATCAAAAAATACAAATggataatttgattttttttaggaaGAAATTTTATCCACTAGTTAACAACCGTTACAACTTTGAGGTGAAGCAATGCTCTAAAATCCGAAAGCCCGGCCTCGACAACCACTTGCCGTAACCCGAAACCTCATGAGGAACATGTAAAGAGGGAGTGTTGATCGGCCGAAGCAACACCACTCTAGAGCCCTCAGAGACGACGACATTGGTCCGAGCAAGAAAACCAAGCACATAGAACTATGATATTATGGTGTTTTTCAAAATGTGATAAAATACAATAGTTTTCTTAAGTACAAATCTCACAAGTCACCAACAATTActagtttatttaatttgatatataCAGAGTGTTTCAAAGAGTTACTTAATTAGGCACTCACAATGAATTATGTAAAGTACACATTCCTTCAAAATACATGGATTGTGCTTGCTATATACAATTTACctgaaaaataacataattgaCCAAAGTTCATAgagaaaaatagaaagaaaataaatagtGACTAACATGTTCTCAGTAACTTATTACATGTTTAATGTAAACGTCACCAAAATTTTAAGGTtctaagaaataataactaCAATGATTTGATCAAATGCATATAAAAGTATCACTATTTAGTTCTCATTCTAATATCCATACTTTGTGTATAAAACAAAGGCAAATTTATACGAAGTATAAGTACTATTTTAgataatttatttacaattctaggtttaaatattttttattatatttttacagcgttttataaaaacaacaaaattactatataaaagtaacatgaaaataatatgtaaaacaacattaaaacaacataCAATTATGTGcaaaaaaccaacaacaaaataataagagtacaatataaaaataacatgaaaacatCAAAAGAttacattttttgtaaataaaattttaaaaacaatcaaactatttaaaattatgtacaACTAtggtattgtattttttttttttttgttatttttatatatttttgaaataaatcttaaaataaataagggTAAATTGTGGCATAAATATaatgttttagattttatacactcaaatactttatttttatttttagaggtaaaaataccaaatgttacaattctcttacagcCGTTACTAccattaactcataaatatggacacgtgGAGGGTCaagatgcattacatttatttatttttttattttaaaatttaatattcttaatatcaaaaactaaatgTTACTTGTCAAAAAAAAACTAGTTCTCATAATAATTTTCACATGATATTGACACTTCAATTCGATAACTATGTTTTATATACTGTACTGGTTCGCTCAACTATAGTAATTTAGTATTGtatctcttttattattattatttttttaaagtatttaatttttaatattaagaatattaagttttaaaataaaataatttaatgtaatgtATTTATTGTGAGTGAAAGAAAATTTTTTATAGTGTGTATCATGAAAAAGAGTAGCAAGATCAATATTGTAATAAAGTAAAACGAACGAAACACCATACTATCTAAAATAGAAAGAACACAACATCACCCACAGAAGTGATACACACTTCCTACACAAGGGACAATATtgtaataaacaaaaataaaattaaaacttaaaagaaaataacaacCACTACAACATCAACTACTCTCATATAAGTACACTCGAACTTCCAATTCCAACAACAAGCAAAAACCACAAGACCTACAAGACCTTCTCGAATTCATAGAAGATGAGGCCCACCCAGCGCACCCTAGATTTGGCATCAAGCGCATCCTCTTCCTCCAACAAAGTTTTCGAAAAACCAAAACACAACCATTTACCTcttcatttaaaaattgaagGAAGAGCCGATTGAGAGCCATACCAAGAGGTAGCTAGGTGCCTCACTAGTCTCGAGAAACATCGATTGCACACGAAAAAGGATACGAACACACCATCCCCTCTCGGTCAAAATGGGAACGGGCCATCCTAATTGAGAGAAGAAACAAATATCAAAAAAGATCGTGAAGTTGCGGCTAAGGTTTGTGCAACTGCGCACATTTATTATAGTTATTATTAgagaaatttgcggcaaaattcttttatgttttaatttttatacacttaactcttttatatttttctttggtAGCAAAATCCCCTTAAGTTTAc
This window harbors:
- the LOC115708415 gene encoding protein LIKE COV 2, giving the protein MAESKESTSIPLSQTDSEDESKAPPTSPSSSTRKACYAVLQSWVSEKFMTGCVVLFPVAVTFFITWWFIQFVDGFFSPIYARLGVEIFGLGFLTSLFFIFLIGIFASSWMGATVFWVGEWFIKRMPFMKHIYSASKQISAAISPDQNTTAFKEVAIIRHPRLGEYAIGFITSTVILQKDDGDEELCSVYVPTNHLYIGDIFLVNSDEIIRPNLSIREGIEIIVSVGMTMPQVISPIERMSHQNERIPLNRIMSL